The region TATTTGTAATGTTCTTGGCTTATTATTAAATAGTTGCTATTTAAGTTGTAAATTTAAATTAAAAGGTCAATCGTGAGGTTTTTATGGATAGTTTAATATATTTGTAAAAAAAAGCTAATTATGAATAATCTCAAAAAAACTTGTTTTTTTGTTTCATTTATTTTCTCAATAGCAGTGCTTCAAAGTCAGGATAGAGATCATAAATGGGCCGTAAGTATAGGATCTGGAGCAGTAATTTACGCTGAAAAAGATTTCTCATCTGTGGGATATCGATATTCCCCTCAAGTTCCAAGAATATCGATTGCAAGGTATGTGTTCAAAAATATAATTATTGCCGGATCATTTTCAACAACTATAGACCCTATTAAAAAATATTCAACCTTTGATGGTGAAATGAGATATGACTTTGGTACCGCAGAAAATGTATTTTCTCCTTTCTTTTTTAAGAGACTTTCTCCTTATGTTTTAGTAGGTGCAAGTATCGTTGATGCTAAGAATATTCGACCAACGGTAAACTTTGGTGCAGGTGGCACATTTTGGATTACGCAAAGATTTGGTTTAAATGCTCAGTTAATCTATAAGTATCATTTTTCTGGAGACAGCGCTCAACCCTCTCATGTGTATGGATCTGGAGGTATTGTATACAATTTTAGCAGGATAAATAGTAGGCGAGGGCCAAGGGGCTTTTAGTAGTTTTATTTTTTTTTAATTTAAAATTATGACATTCAGTAGAAAAAGTGTGTTATTATCTTTTTTTTTTTTAATAAAACGATATATTTGTAAAAAAAATAGAATGCAATTATTTACCATTCCCCATATGAAAAATTTAAAAAAGGAATATATTTTCGCTCTTTTCTTGTTTTTGACAATCATGATACAAGGTCAAGATAACAACAATAAATGGGCGGTAAGTATTGGCGGTGGGATTTTAAATTATAATCCCAAATATGGTACTCCTTCTTCCGCAGTCGGCTACAGGTGGGTAGAAATGCTTCCGCATTTTACTGTTGCAAGATATGTTGCTAAAAACCTGACTATATCTGGTTCGTTTGGTATAGCGTTACAGGAATCTCCTAGATACGAAATAGATACGTTTAGAGACGACGTTCAAGTTCAATGGGCAGCAAGATATGATTTTGGAACTTCAGAAAATATAATTTCTCCTTATGTCTTATTAGGAGGAAGTTTAATCAGTGCTCGGGGTAATACTGCTACAACCTTAAATTTGGGAGTTGGTGGAACACTCTGGGTTTATCGACGATTTGGGTTAACTGGTGAATTAATGCAAAGATTTAATTATGCAGGAGTTGAAAGTCAACCTTCGCATCAATTTGTTTCTGTAGGTATTGTATATCGCTTCAATTTAGGTGGGGAAAATGGTAGGCGTAGATTGTGGAATGTGAAACATTAGTTCGTTAATTAGTTAATTAGTCGTTTTCGGGGTTTTATTTAATATAGTTTGTGTTTTCCTTGTTTATGCTATTAATTAAATCAAGAATTTTGAATTTAAGATGGTAGCAGTATTACACTAATGCTAGTATTTATAAAGTCTTTTAGCAATTCTTTATTTTCTGTTTTAATGCCTCAAGACTTATATAATTTTCTCACCTAGAAGACCAATTTCCTTTTCTTCAATTATTTTAATAAATTACAGTGCTTCATTTTAAAATACGAATGATTTCCTTGTATTTAAATTTATTTTGTTTCATTACAAATTAAATTTTTCATCAATCTTTACAATAGAAAAAATGTTCTAGTTTTTTGTTGATGTAGCTTTTCTAATTAAAAAAAGAAAAATTTCAATAAGTTTTTTCCCGATTGCGAAAAAATTGCTGAAAATTGAAAAAAAGAATGGCAGCTTCGATTTTTTTATCTAAAATAGGGTATATCTGATTCCTAAAAAAGCTCTAATTCCTTGGTTGGAGGCAAACATATAGCTGGGATCAAAAGCTAATTCGGGGTTTTGTTGTGTGTCTATTCCAATATCAAAAGGATTGTCGGCTCCATTAATACTATTTGCAGGTGGTGTAAAGTTTAAAATGTTTTTGATACCGCCATAAACTTCCCAACTCTTCGTAAACTTTTTTGTAAATTGAATATTCTGAATACTAAACCAAGGTGAGTTTGCCGCTCTTGGGTCATTTTCTCCTAAAAGAGGCAATCGCATGGGCCCGTATACGTTGCCTGTATAATCCATAGAAAAATTATTAGTAAACTTATAAGAAATAGACCAAACGCCGCTAAAGCTTTCCGTTAATATTTGTCTTGTTTTTATGCTATTTTCAGTAATAGAAACGTCCATTAAAGTAGCGCCGGCGTTTATGGTCAGTCCGTTTGTAAAGATAATATCTGTATTTAAAGATAGTCCTTTAGAAACTGAAAAGCCATTTAAATTGGCATAGATAATTTTGTTTGTGTCTGTTTCATAATCGGGTAAAATACGATTCTCGAAATAGGTATAAAAAGCACTTGCATCTAAGGTTACATAAAAATTTTCTGTAGTTATTTTTTTTACATAATTTATATTCGCATTCCAAGAAGTCTCTGGCTGTAATTCACCATCAAATTCAACTTCTCTTGCGCCTGTTAAGGCTGCATGGTCTTCTGTGAAAACGTTGGCAACTCTAAACCCGTTACCAATGCTAATTCTAAAAATATCTGAATTATCTTTAGAATTCCATTTGTAATTAATCCTTGGTGAAAAAATATTTCCATGCAAACTATTGTAATCCCATCGTGTTCCTAATAATAATTTATTTTGATTGTTCAGAGCAATTTCGTCTTGTAAAAAAATACCTGGTAAATGAGATATTGCAGGTTTGTTCGCCGTTCCATTTTCATCTAAAGTAGCAAAGGTGCTATCATCATAAAACGTATATCGATAGGCTACACCTAAAAGAAAATCGTGTTTTTTTGCAATTTTTTTGTTATAAACAAATTGTCCGAAACCAATTAACTGTGTCGCATCGTATGCATCTTTTCCATAAAAAGAATCTTGATAATGGCCGTTTGCGCTAAACTGAAAACTAATATCTTCAAATGTTGGTAACTCATAAGTTCCAAAAGTTTCCCATCTATTGGTGTAAATACTCTCTCCATAAATTTGATCTGTTCCTCTAAATTGTCGTTGCCATTCCATTTCTCCTCCCCAACGATCTTCATACATATATCTAGTAGCAATATTAAAAACTTTATTGTTTTTTCTTTTAATGTTAATCTTATTAAAAATGGAAATTCTATTTTGAAGCGTTAAATCTGTAAAATTATCGTTGTTATTATCAATTCTATTTTGAAAGTTAAAATAATTAATACCTAACAGACCTTGAACTTTTTCTGAAGCTTTATAGCGTAAACCAATATCTGTATTTACTTCACCCCATGAGCTAGTCATCACATCCGTAGATAAAATGGGGGTATTGCTAGGTTTTTTAGTGATGATATTGATGATGCCACCAACAGCTTCAGACCCATATAAAGTAGAAGCAGGACCTTTTACAATTTCTACCCTTTCTATTAACGATTGCGGAATTCCTGTTAATCCATATACTGTAGAAAGTCCACTAACAATGGGCATTCCATCAATTAAAACAAAAGTATAAGGGCCTTCTAAACCATTAATATGAATGTCTCCTGTGTTGCAAACATTACAATTTAATTGTGGACGAATTCCATTTATATTTTGCAAAGATTCAAAAATAGAAGGTGTAGGATTTTTCTTAAAAAATGTTTCACGATATACTTCAACAGGAACCGGACTGTTAGATTTTATTACAGGTCTTAAAGTTCCTGAAATCACAATCTCTTCTAGAGCACTGTTTTCATCTAGAATAAAGTTTTTTATTAATTTTTCACCTCCAGAAAATGAAATTATCATTTTCTGCGAGTTAAAACCAACGCTGCTTAAAATAAGGATGTACTTTCCGTTTGGAATATTTTTCAACTCAAAAAAACCATTTTCATTGGTTGCAGTGCCTAATGAAGTGTTTTGTAAATATACATTTACAAAAGGTATCACCTGTCCATTCGATGTTATTTTACCAGCAATGCTATTTGTTTGTCCATATATTGATGCAATTCCTAAAAATAAAAAACAGATAAATTTGAAGAGTATTTTCATGCTATTAAATATTATTTTTGACAAATATAATATTATTTTTAGACTAGACTAAAAATATATTTTTATAAAAATAAAAAGTATATCTTTGTAGCACTAAATACGCACAAATGTTTACATTTTCTGAAGAGAATTATTTAAAAGCCGTTTATCATTTAGAGTTAGAAACGAATAAAGTAATTAACACCAATGCGATTGCAGAAAAATTAGAAACGAAAGCTTCTTCCGTAACAGATATGATTAAAAAATTATCTGATAAAAAAGTTTTAATTTATAAAAAATATAAAGGAGTCACTTTAACGAAATTAGGAAAAAAAACGGCAGCAAATGTGGTTCGTAAACATCGGCTTTGGGAAGTTTTTTTAGTTGAAAAATTAAATTTTTCTTGGGATGAAGTACATGAAGTTGCAGAGCAATTAGAACATATAAAATCTCCAAAATTAATTAATCAGTTAGATGCTTTTTTGGGTTTCCCTGAAAGAGATCCTCATGGAGATCCTATTCCCGATAAAAATGGCGATTATAATCAAATTGAAAAAAGATTATTATCAACCTTAAAAATTAAGGAAAGCGGAATTTGCATTGGTGTTCATGATTCATCATCAGAATTTCTACAATTTTTAGACAAACAAGAAATTGCGCTAGGCCAGGAGATTCATGTAATTGGTAAAGAACCTTTTGATAATTCGATGTTGATTAAGATAGCACATAGAGAATTATCAATATCCAATAAAATAGCAAACAATTTATATATAAAGTAAGATGAATATATTTAATCAATTGGTAGAATATGCCAAAGATAACCCTATTTGGGCAGCATTATTTGCGTCGCTTTTTACATGGGGATTAACTGCTGCAGGTGCCGCTTTGGTTTTCTTTTTTAAAAAAGCCAACAGAGCAGTTTTAGACGGAATGTTAGGGTTTACGGGAGGTGTTATGGTAGCTGCAAGTTTCTGGAGTTTACTTGCGCCAGCCATTGATAACAGTCCTGGAGAAGGTTTTGTGAAAGTTTTACCAGCGGCAATTGGTTTTGGTTTAGGAGCGTTATCACTTTTCGGAATGGATAAAATTTTACCCCATTTACATATCAATTTTAAAATCGATGAAGCAGAAGGTGTTAAAACAGAATGGCATAAAACAACGCTTTTAGTGCTTGCAATTACACTTCATAATATTCCTGAGGGTTTGGCTGTTGGTGTTCTTTTTGGTGCAGCTTCTACTTTAGTTGGGGTGGAGCAAACAGAAATGATTATTGCGGCAATTTCTTTGGCAATCGGAATCGGAATTCAGAATTTTCCAGAAGGTTTTGCAGTATCGATGCCACTTCGTAGACAAGGAGTTAGCAGGTTAAAAAGTTTTTGGTACGGTCAATTGTCTGCTGTTGTAGAGCCGATTGCTGCAGTTTTAGGAGCTTTAGCAGTTTCCTTTTTTACTCCAATTTTACCGTATGCTTTGGCTTTTGCAGCAGGTGCGATGATTTTTGTAGTGGTAGAAGAAGTAATCCCAGAAACGCAAAGAGATAAATATACAGATATTGCTACGCTTGGTTTTATTGGTGGTTTTATTGTGATGATGTCTTTGGATGTAGGGCTTGGGTAATAGTCCTTTTTAATTTCCCCAAAGGGGAAAGCACTCGTGTGTTAATTTTTTGCGCTCTTTTTTATTCTAGAAATAGTTTTTTTTCAACCATTCCTCAATTGTTCCTTCCCTTTGGGAAGGTTAGGATGGGATTTTAATTTCCCCAAAGGGAAAAAAAATGCTTGTTTTTTTTTGCGAATGCGCGTCTTTGTGAAATTTTTATAAATACAAATCGCTGTGTAAATATTTTTGATGAAAACTCAGACTAAATTTTAAGTTTATTTGTGTAAATTCGTGCAATTCGTGTCTTAAAAAAAACGCTGTGCAACAACTCTCAACTTTTCAAGTATACAACGCTTCTGCCGGAAGTGGAAAAACATTTACGCTTGTCAAAGAATATTTAAAGGTATTATTAAATTCTAATAATGTTTTTGCATTTCAGAAAGTATTAGCA is a window of Polaribacter litorisediminis DNA encoding:
- a CDS encoding TonB-dependent receptor → MKILFKFICFLFLGIASIYGQTNSIAGKITSNGQVIPFVNVYLQNTSLGTATNENGFFELKNIPNGKYILILSSVGFNSQKMIISFSGGEKLIKNFILDENSALEEIVISGTLRPVIKSNSPVPVEVYRETFFKKNPTPSIFESLQNINGIRPQLNCNVCNTGDIHINGLEGPYTFVLIDGMPIVSGLSTVYGLTGIPQSLIERVEIVKGPASTLYGSEAVGGIINIITKKPSNTPILSTDVMTSSWGEVNTDIGLRYKASEKVQGLLGINYFNFQNRIDNNNDNFTDLTLQNRISIFNKINIKRKNNKVFNIATRYMYEDRWGGEMEWQRQFRGTDQIYGESIYTNRWETFGTYELPTFEDISFQFSANGHYQDSFYGKDAYDATQLIGFGQFVYNKKIAKKHDFLLGVAYRYTFYDDSTFATLDENGTANKPAISHLPGIFLQDEIALNNQNKLLLGTRWDYNSLHGNIFSPRINYKWNSKDNSDIFRISIGNGFRVANVFTEDHAALTGAREVEFDGELQPETSWNANINYVKKITTENFYVTLDASAFYTYFENRILPDYETDTNKIIYANLNGFSVSKGLSLNTDIIFTNGLTINAGATLMDVSITENSIKTRQILTESFSGVWSISYKFTNNFSMDYTGNVYGPMRLPLLGENDPRAANSPWFSIQNIQFTKKFTKSWEVYGGIKNILNFTPPANSINGADNPFDIGIDTQQNPELAFDPSYMFASNQGIRAFLGIRYTLF
- a CDS encoding ZIP family metal transporter, whose product is MNIFNQLVEYAKDNPIWAALFASLFTWGLTAAGAALVFFFKKANRAVLDGMLGFTGGVMVAASFWSLLAPAIDNSPGEGFVKVLPAAIGFGLGALSLFGMDKILPHLHINFKIDEAEGVKTEWHKTTLLVLAITLHNIPEGLAVGVLFGAASTLVGVEQTEMIIAAISLAIGIGIQNFPEGFAVSMPLRRQGVSRLKSFWYGQLSAVVEPIAAVLGALAVSFFTPILPYALAFAAGAMIFVVVEEVIPETQRDKYTDIATLGFIGGFIVMMSLDVGLG
- a CDS encoding metal-dependent transcriptional regulator, coding for MFTFSEENYLKAVYHLELETNKVINTNAIAEKLETKASSVTDMIKKLSDKKVLIYKKYKGVTLTKLGKKTAANVVRKHRLWEVFLVEKLNFSWDEVHEVAEQLEHIKSPKLINQLDAFLGFPERDPHGDPIPDKNGDYNQIEKRLLSTLKIKESGICIGVHDSSSEFLQFLDKQEIALGQEIHVIGKEPFDNSMLIKIAHRELSISNKIANNLYIK